The following proteins are co-located in the Pan troglodytes isolate AG18354 chromosome 5, NHGRI_mPanTro3-v2.0_pri, whole genome shotgun sequence genome:
- the ZBTB12 gene encoding zinc finger and BTB domain-containing protein 12, producing MASGVEVLRFQLPGHEAATLRNMNQLRAEERFCDVTIVADSLKFRGHKVILAACSPFLRDQFLLNPSSELQVSLMHSARIVADLLLSCYTGALEFAVRDIVNYLTAASYLQMEHVVEKCRNALSQFIEPKIGLKEDGVSEASLVSSVSATKSLLPPARTPKPAPKPPPPPPLPPPLLRPVKLEFPLDEDLELKAEEEDEDEDEDVSDICIVKVESALEVAHRLKPPGGLGGGLGIGSSVGGHLGELAQSSVPPSTVAPPQGVVKACYSLSEDAEGEGLLLIPGGRASVGATSGLVEAAAVAMAARGAGGSLGAGGSRGPLPGGFSGGNPLKNIKCTKCPEVFQGVEKLVFHMRAQHFIFMCPRCGKQFNHSSNLNRHMNVHRGVKSHSCGICGKCFTQKSTLHDHLNLHSGARPYRCSYCDVRFAHKPAIRRHLKEQHGKTTAENVLEASVAEINVLIR from the coding sequence ATGGCCTCTGGGGTGGAAGTCCTGCGCTTCCAGCTGCCCGGCCACGAGGCCGCAACGCTACGGAACATGAACCAGCTCCGGGCAGAGGAGCGGTTCTGCGACGTGACCATTGTGGCCGACAGCCTCAAGTTTCGAGGCCACAAGGTCATCTTGGCCGCCTGCTCGCCCTTTCTGCGGGACCAGTTCCTACTGAACCCCAGCTCGGAGCTGCAGGTCTCCCTGATGCACAGTGCACGCATCGTGGCCGACTTGCTCCTCTCCTGCTACACGGGCGCCTTGGAATTCGCTGTTAGGGACATCGTCAACTACCTTACAGCCGCCTCCTACCTGCAGATGGAGCACGTGGTGGAAAAATGCCGGAATGCCCTCAGCCAGTTCATTGAgcccaaaataggcctcaaagaggatgGGGTCAGTGAGGCTAGCCTTGTGAGCAGCGTCAGCGCCACCAagtccctcctccctccagccaGGACCCCAAAGCCAGCCCcgaagcccccacccccacctcctctaCCCCCTCCACTCCTGCGGCCAGTGAAGCTGGAGTTCCCACTGGATGAGGACTTGGAGCTGAAAGCCGAGGaagaggatgaggatgaggatgaggacGTGTCTGACATCTGCATCGTCAAGGTGGAGTCGGCCCTGGAGGTGGCACACCGGCTCAAACCCCCTGGAGGCCTGGGAGGGGGTCTGGGCATTGGAAGCTCCGTGGGTGGCCACCTTGGGGAGCTGGCCCAGAGCAGCGTGCCCCCCAGCACTGTAGCCCCACCGCAGGGTGTGGTGAAGGCCTGCTATAGCCTGTCGGAAGATGCAGAAGGGGAGGGCCTGCTGTTGATTCCCGGAGGCCGGGCCAGCGTGGGGGCCACCTCGGGCCTGGTGGAAGCAGCAGCGGTGGCCATGGCTGcccggggggcggggggcagccTGGGGGCGGGGGGCAGCCGGGGACCCCTGCCTGGGGGCTTCTCAGGTGGAAACCCCTTAAAGAACATCAAGTGCACCAAGTGCCCGGAAGTGTTCCAGGGCGTGGAGAAGCTGGTCTTCCACATGCGGGCGCAGCACTTCATCTTCATGTGCCCTCGCTGTGGCAAGCAGTTCAACCACAGCAGCAACCTCAACCGCCACATGAACGTGCATCGTGGTGTCAAGTCACACTCGTGCGGCATCTGCGGCAAGTGCTTCACACAGAAGTCCACCCTTCACGACCACCTCAACCTGCACTCGGGAGCGCGGCCCTACCGCTGCTCCTACTGCGACGTGCGCTTCGCCCACAAGCCTGCCATTAGGCGGCACCTCAAGGAGCAACACGGCAAGACCACGGCCGAGAACGTGCTGGAGGCCAGTGTGGCCGAGATCAACGTCCTCATCCGCTAG